The following proteins are co-located in the Vigna unguiculata cultivar IT97K-499-35 chromosome 9, ASM411807v1, whole genome shotgun sequence genome:
- the LOC114163476 gene encoding uncharacterized protein LOC114163476: MALQLVDRSIKYPYEIVEDLLVKVDRFYFAANFVVMDIEEDSKVSLILGRPFMKIAKAIIDVDNGKLKVRMQDEEVIFNVFEVVKHPNNKNDCFRMDALYDVCLEFKETIVVTYPREGFDKSTTRVEC; this comes from the coding sequence ATGGCACTTCAATTGGTTGATAGATCCATCAAGTATCCATATGAAATTGTAGAAGACTTGTTGGTCAAGGTAGATAGATTCTACTTTGCAGCAAATTTTGTAGTCATGGATATAGAGGAAGATTCAAAAGTGTCTCTCATCTTAGGAAGGCCCTTCATGAAAATAGCTAAGGCCATCATTGATGTTGACAATGGcaaattaaaagtgagaatgcagGATGAGGAGGTCATATTCAATGTGTTTGAAGTCGTAAAGCATCCtaataacaaaaatgattgCTTTAGAATGGATGCACTTTATGATGTATGCTTAGAATTCAAAGAGACAATTGTAGTAACATACCCTCGAGAAGGTTTTGACAAATCAACTACAAGAGTGGAGTGCTAA